The Capsicum annuum cultivar UCD-10X-F1 chromosome 1, UCD10Xv1.1, whole genome shotgun sequence sequence GGGTACTTGAGTTGCCCCCACTGTTAGTTAAACAAAAATAATGTTGTAAGCTATTTTGGTTTGTTGActataaataatgtaaaattaatCGTGCGTCATTTGCAGCGTCGttcagtttcaaaaaaaaattgcctGGGTTGTCAAATAGACTAACCTGTTTGGTTCCATAAAGTAGATCATTGGACATTCGCCTTGTACAACTGCTTCAAGGCCTTGCctcatcttcttttattttcacaCGTACTTGTCAGCAATGTGTAAGACTTGCTGCCACTCGTCACTCAAATGCTGATCGGTACAACTTGGCGTGCTTGCTTATTTGTTTGTTTGTAAGGTCAATTTATATCCAGCCGCAACCTATTTCCTTGTAAAAGAAAGAAGGGCCCCTCAACTCAGTCTTCTTCATTGTATCTTTCAATTCTGTCATGAGCCGGGGGTCtaggtatgaactgcgtacactttatcctcctCAGATTTCATTTTGAGgaaatacactgagtatgttgttgttgcattgTATCTTTCAAAGACCCCCAGAATAAGTAGGAAGGCAGAGCAAGAGGTCTTGAAGTCTACCCGGTGTGGTCTTTGAATTGTTTACGGTcgtctctttaattttttatcaagGTCAAATACATTCACAACCCCTAAAAGTTGTTACCATCTTTCATTTTGATAATCCTAAACCTATTAGACCCTCTTAACTTCAGTTAATGTGTGTGTAGTAAAACACGCACTTGCCAAGAGGCCGGTGCCTCTTTTGTTGAACTGAGGACAATTGATTTAATTCAACATATTTTAAGAAGCAACTTTAGGGAAAGAAAACAGATATTGTTGATACTTGAGCTAAGCAGGAAATTTACTCGTTTCTTTTAATTGAAAACTAAATAGGTTAAGTTGAGTATCAACAACTAACATCAAAATAAAGCAGTATTACTATAATGCGTCCTATGATATGGTGGACCAACATAGGTAATCTTCGAATAAAAAATTAGTACCGTCTTATTACTTGTTTGATTGCTAATTCAAAATACGTTAAATCAAAAATAGTAGCAGTATAAAGTCGAAAGTTATCCTCCagaataatgaaaataacaaaaatatctttGTTGTTTGGTATGCGGATAGGACGCATATCCATGAGACTGTTTTATCCTACCTTCCATATGAGacaataatttcatcattttcgtACAAATAACTCCCATCAAACATGACATAAAGTTAAATTCAAAGTTTATCCaatcaaaccaaacgacccctagaGACTTTAACTGGGACTTTCCCCCGTAAATTCAACAAGCAAATTCCATTGCCCGCCAATTCTCCCGGGAAGAAACAATGACCGTTAGATTCAAAAATTCGAAACAAACCCTCTCCCTTTCTTCCGAATACGTTAACAAATTCATCAAAACTCAAATAAACCTTTCGAAACTCACTCCAAAACTGTGGTCTAATAATCGTGATCATGATCATGTTGAATCTTTCGACTCATACAGCAATGGGGTTGTACATATTTTGACTTCAGGCCACCCAATTTTACGAATGCTAGATTCTTGCACAGCGAAATTGAGACAGTTTAATCAAGTACATGGACAACTCGTTGTTAGGGGTATTTTTCAACACCCTTTAGCTGCTGGTAGAGTTATGATGAAACTTTGCTCTTCAAGATCCACTTTGCATCATGCTGTAAAGATTTTTGAGAATCTTGAAACCCCAGATGCGTTTATTTGTAATACGATTATGAAAAGTTATGTGAATTTTGATGATCAAGAAAAGTGTTTGGGGTTTTATGCTGATCAGATggttaaaaatgggatttttcagAATCATTATACATTTCCGATATTGGTTAAGGCTTGTGCTGATTTGGGGAGGGTAAAAGAAGGGGAAATGATTCATGGTCATATAGTGAAATGTGGGTTTGAGTTGGATTTGTATAttaggaatgttttgattcatatGTATTCAGTTTGTTATCGGATTGGTGATGCACGGAAGGTGTTTGATTTAAGTTCTGACTCGGATTTGGTGACGTGGAATACTATGATTGACGGGTATGTGAAGAATGGTGAAGTGAATTATGCGCGTTGTGTTTTTGATGTAATGCCTGAAAGGGATATTTTTAGTTGGAATTCTATGTTATCGGGATATGTGGGGATTGGAGATATGGAAGCTGCAAATTTACTGTTTAGGGAGATGCCTTCGAGGGATATTGTTTCTTGGAATTGTTTGCTTGATGGATATGCAAGGACTGGAAATGTAGTAGCTGCTCGTGCTCTGTTTGAGCAGATGGATTATCGGAATGTAGTTTCTTGGACTACTTTAATGGCTCTTTATGTGCGGTTGAAGGACTATACGGGGTGTTTGGCATTGTTTGATATTATGATGCAAGACAGAGATATTCAGCCAAATGAGGCAATCCTTATGAGTGTTTTGACTGCTTGTGGACATTTAGGGAGACTTGATCGAGGAAAGTGGATACATTCATATATAAGATACAATGGAAGCATTAAGCCTGACGTGTTGCTCTCGACTTCCCTATTGACAATGTATGCTAAGTGCTGTGAGATGGATTTGGCGAAGGAGGTATTTGCTGAGATGCCAGAGAAAAGTGTTGTATCATGGAACTCTATGATCATGGGTTTCGGAACCCAAGGGCACGCTGAGGAAGCACTTGAAACATTCTTGGAGATGGAAAAAAGTGGAGTGATGCCTAATGGTGCTACATTCATTTGTGTTCTAAGTGCATGTACTCATTCAGGGATGGTATTAGAGGGCTGGTGGTATTTTAATGTGATGACTAGAATTTATAGAATAGAGCCGAAAGTTGAGCACTACGGCTGCATGATTGATCTTCTTGGGCGGGCTGGTTTGATGAGAGACTCTGAAGACCTCATCAAGAATATGCCCATGGACTCTGGACCTGCCTTATGGGGAGCTTTGCTTTCAGCTTGCAAGACCCACTCAAATCTGGAACTTGGTGAGATCATCGCCAAGAGATTAATTGAGAGGGACCCAGAGGATATTGGATCCTATGTGCTTCTATCCAACATATATGCTACACAAGAGAGGTGGGATGACGTGGAGAAGGTGAGAAAAATGATGGTTGTAAACGGTATTAGAAAGGAAGCAGGATCTAGCCTAGTCCAATTTGCAAACTCGGACATGTGGTGTTTTCCAGAAAATGTTTCAGTACATAAGAGAATTATGATGTATTCCATGTTGAGTGAGATGGGAGCTCAGATCAAATGCCAGAATGAAAGATGATGGAATGGAGGAACTAGACTATAATGGAATCAACAACAGAGACATGGATGCCAGTAGCAAATTGAGGACATCAAACTCGCAGAGCAAAACTGCAACAGCTTCCGAGCTAAGACTACGTTTCTTTGCATATTTCTGGTACAGCAGAAAATCAATCATGCTGTAGCTGTACATTATGCTTGTTTGAACGTCTACAACTGACCTGCAACTTTTATGGTGGGAAGAAGACTGACAACTGGAATAGAGAAAGCGAACATCATTGATGTGGAATTCTTGgaagttaaaatttttaaattggttGAGATATCCTCAGATTGAAGAAAAACCACTAGTGGATAACTTAAGATCATCACACATTGCAGTGAAATCCCAAAATTGGCAGGAAGGGCATCTGAATAAGCTTAGTTTCTTACTTCGGTTTCTTTTTTCCATAATATATCTGAAGATTCTTCAGATTGAGATAGCTGATGTAGCTGTCTTCTATTGTATCTGTAACTATCACAGTTTTTCCCCTTTGTCTGTAACAACCACAGCTACTGTAGTATGTTTACAGTTAACTTCTTTGCCTGCCTCTTCTTCGTTACTTGTGGTATTATTAAGAGTTAAGAGGTTCTCCTGACTAGTGTCTTGTGACCAGGATTAATGTTCCATTTGTAGAGGCTAATTTGGGTGGCTGTATTCAGCTGTGCAGAAATCTGTATCCCGTTGTACCATTTATGTGAGATTCTATCCTTTTTTTGTATCTTCCAAAAAAGACACCTTTCTATATCAATTCAACTCCAAACTTCCAAATTTCATGCTTTTAACATTGTTTTATAGCCACAGAAATGCCATGACACATTTTAAGACCCCAAGTCCCAAAAGTCTTTCTTTTTACCTTAACTCTATTGCCGGTCAAACACTTtcacataaaatgaaataatgGTGGGAATAATTCCGTGCGATGCAGAATTTAGTACTTATAGGAATGTTTGAGTACTGATTGATTTGGATTGGCAGACTGATACGAGCATGGTTTGCTTGGAGCATATCAGGAGGGGCTTCCATATATGGATGATAATAGCTTGAAGCTCGGAGGAAGGCATGAAGAAATAGATACACAAGGTCATGGGCAACTAAGATGCCATTTGGGCAACTAAGAAGGtcccttgtgggttatttgtaatagtcacttttgggctatttttttaATAGGCTATATTTGTAAAGGcaatgactataaatagttgcCTTGGCCATTTCCATCACTTAGatttttgatgattgaattgTCTTGAATAGACTTGATATTAGTCACTTTAGTTTAAGATAGTAATTGGGCTCAATTCCAGTTGTAAGTTTAGATCGAGTGATTAGGGTGGATTCTCGAATTGCTTGTGTTATCTTCTTGGCTTGATTGATCATCGAGTTATCACATTATGGATTCAATTTGGTTTCTCATGCAATTAATTGAGTTCTTTTTCTCCCCTGATTTAATTGTTGTTCAATCAAGCCTTTATTTCTTCACTTCTCAtctcttattttctatctatattttaattttgttgtttaattCCGTATTTTCAATATCGATTCTAGCTGTTCGATTAGGATTGTTATCACAGACACTGATCAGGAAGATGATGGGCTGAGAGTGTGATTAGCTGAGGTGAGGCAAAATCCATGCACAACTtaaataatagatgtagacaaGTTCTGTATTTCTTACATTCCGGTCATAGATCAATTTGAAAAACTgctataaaacataaaaattatttgttgaaagTACATAATCGAGTCAGGATACTTTTGTTGATTATATTACAAGCAGTAAAGAATGATTGCTAGCGCAGAGTGACACCATCAAAGATTATCTAgtaaaatttaatcaaatagtAACAGAGTCCTCTGTGTTTATGCATCCAGTTGTATTCCTGAGTCGTATGTGTCACCAGCTTTCCAGTTTTCAGGTATATTATTGACAGGAACAACCCATGTCTCATCTCCATCATCGACACTCAATAGCATTCTGATTTGCAGAGGTCCTTTTGGAGGTGTACTAGTAGTCCACACTGCTCCACGTGTCCTGTCCAAAAGCTTACATGCAAAATTTTGTGTCTGCATATTCAAAGAAGATATTTTTCAAAacgttgagataaaggaaaattcGGATGAAGCAGCCTTAACttctcctattgtt is a genomic window containing:
- the LOC107868740 gene encoding pentatricopeptide repeat-containing protein At3g29230-like, with the protein product MTVRFKNSKQTLSLSSEYVNKFIKTQINLSKLTPKLWSNNRDHDHVESFDSYSNGVVHILTSGHPILRMLDSCTAKLRQFNQVHGQLVVRGIFQHPLAAGRVMMKLCSSRSTLHHAVKIFENLETPDAFICNTIMKSYVNFDDQEKCLGFYADQMVKNGIFQNHYTFPILVKACADLGRVKEGEMIHGHIVKCGFELDLYIRNVLIHMYSVCYRIGDARKVFDLSSDSDLVTWNTMIDGYVKNGEVNYARCVFDVMPERDIFSWNSMLSGYVGIGDMEAANLLFREMPSRDIVSWNCLLDGYARTGNVVAARALFEQMDYRNVVSWTTLMALYVRLKDYTGCLALFDIMMQDRDIQPNEAILMSVLTACGHLGRLDRGKWIHSYIRYNGSIKPDVLLSTSLLTMYAKCCEMDLAKEVFAEMPEKSVVSWNSMIMGFGTQGHAEEALETFLEMEKSGVMPNGATFICVLSACTHSGMVLEGWWYFNVMTRIYRIEPKVEHYGCMIDLLGRAGLMRDSEDLIKNMPMDSGPALWGALLSACKTHSNLELGEIIAKRLIERDPEDIGSYVLLSNIYATQERWDDVEKVRKMMVVNGIRKEAGSSLVQFANSDMWCFPENVSVHKRIMMYSMLSEMGAQIKCQNER